In the Mauremys mutica isolate MM-2020 ecotype Southern chromosome 13, ASM2049712v1, whole genome shotgun sequence genome, one interval contains:
- the ANKRD60 gene encoding ankyrin repeat domain-containing protein 60 isoform X1, translated as MAGRGSGRHQVQPQPLGGAVFWFNSCSKQGKSHKVVPSGSLPHRLFSITIHLAETSETFPLAGCYSDLTVLKLKHHLELLTGIPLHFQRLQYLDEVDLPDESTFKYNDIVPGGTITIRIWRQDGWGLLVAAAAEGNIIQLMSLGVTKGSTCSTPNSQLLRPEEKKEWIAHRAFVALYVASHRGHTAAVEFLLENGADLHAKTPLGRTALHAATVMGRYDCIDLLLSWGAQTSDSDNEGQSAVSLARLWGQKQSERRLFRFQWQQRATGTTSPSPSRSLQQRLDSRTHRPQSRAKTHVYFYCSCLL; from the exons ATGGCAGGAAGAGGGAGTGGCCGCCACCAGGTCCAACCCCAACCCTTAGGTGGTGCTGTGTTTTGGTTCAACTCCTGCTCCAAGCAGGGAAAGAGCCACAAAGTGGTCCCGAGTGGCAGCTTGCCCCACCGGCTCTTCAGCATCACAATCCATCTGGCTGAAACTAGTGAGACTTTCCCATTAGCCGGGTGCTACAGCGACTTGACTGTGTTGAAGCTGAAGCACCATCTGGAGCTGCTGACTGGTATCCCTCTGCATTTCCAACGCCTCCAGTACCTGGATGAAG TAGATCTGCCAGATGAGTCTACGTTTAAGTACAATGATATTGTCCCTGGCGGAACAATTACTATACGCATCTGGCGACAAGATGGCTGGGGGCTTCTCgtggcagctgctgctgaaggAAATATTATCCAG CTAATGAGTCtaggagttacaaagggatccaCATGCAGCACTCCAAATTCACAGTTACTGAGACCAGAAGAGAAAAAGGAATGGATCGCACACCGAGCATTCGTGGCATTGTACGTTGCCAGCCACAGAGGCCACACTGCAGCTGTAGAATTTCTCCTGGAAAATG GTGCAGATTTGCATGCTAAAACACCACTGGGGAGGACTGCTCTTCATGCTGCCACTGTCATGGGCCGATATGACTGCATTGATCTGCTCCTTAGCTGGGGGGCACAAACTTCTGACTCAGACAATGAGGGACAAAGTGCAGTGAGCCTAGCCCGCCTCTGGGGCCAGAAGCAAAGCGAACGCAGACTGTTCCGTTTCCAGTGGCAGCAGAGAGCGACTGGCACCACGTCACCCTCACCAAGTCGGAGCTTACAGCAGAGGCTGGATTCCAGGACACACAGGCCTCAGTCACGTGCTAAAACACAC GTATATTTTTATTGTTCCTGTCTATTGTAA
- the ANKRD60 gene encoding ankyrin repeat domain-containing protein 60 isoform X2, protein MAGRGSGRHQVQPQPLGGAVFWFNSCSKQGKSHKVVPSGSLPHRLFSITIHLAETSETFPLAGCYSDLTVLKLKHHLELLTGIPLHFQRLQYLDEDLPDESTFKYNDIVPGGTITIRIWRQDGWGLLVAAAAEGNIIQLMSLGVTKGSTCSTPNSQLLRPEEKKEWIAHRAFVALYVASHRGHTAAVEFLLENGADLHAKTPLGRTALHAATVMGRYDCIDLLLSWGAQTSDSDNEGQSAVSLARLWGQKQSERRLFRFQWQQRATGTTSPSPSRSLQQRLDSRTHRPQSRAKTHVYFYCSCLL, encoded by the exons ATGGCAGGAAGAGGGAGTGGCCGCCACCAGGTCCAACCCCAACCCTTAGGTGGTGCTGTGTTTTGGTTCAACTCCTGCTCCAAGCAGGGAAAGAGCCACAAAGTGGTCCCGAGTGGCAGCTTGCCCCACCGGCTCTTCAGCATCACAATCCATCTGGCTGAAACTAGTGAGACTTTCCCATTAGCCGGGTGCTACAGCGACTTGACTGTGTTGAAGCTGAAGCACCATCTGGAGCTGCTGACTGGTATCCCTCTGCATTTCCAACGCCTCCAGTACCTGGATGAAG ATCTGCCAGATGAGTCTACGTTTAAGTACAATGATATTGTCCCTGGCGGAACAATTACTATACGCATCTGGCGACAAGATGGCTGGGGGCTTCTCgtggcagctgctgctgaaggAAATATTATCCAG CTAATGAGTCtaggagttacaaagggatccaCATGCAGCACTCCAAATTCACAGTTACTGAGACCAGAAGAGAAAAAGGAATGGATCGCACACCGAGCATTCGTGGCATTGTACGTTGCCAGCCACAGAGGCCACACTGCAGCTGTAGAATTTCTCCTGGAAAATG GTGCAGATTTGCATGCTAAAACACCACTGGGGAGGACTGCTCTTCATGCTGCCACTGTCATGGGCCGATATGACTGCATTGATCTGCTCCTTAGCTGGGGGGCACAAACTTCTGACTCAGACAATGAGGGACAAAGTGCAGTGAGCCTAGCCCGCCTCTGGGGCCAGAAGCAAAGCGAACGCAGACTGTTCCGTTTCCAGTGGCAGCAGAGAGCGACTGGCACCACGTCACCCTCACCAAGTCGGAGCTTACAGCAGAGGCTGGATTCCAGGACACACAGGCCTCAGTCACGTGCTAAAACACAC GTATATTTTTATTGTTCCTGTCTATTGTAA